The DNA window AAAATGGGCCGGGCCGAGCCGGGCTTTGACAGGCCCTAGGCTCGGCCCGTTCCCATTATATAAGGCCCGAGCTCGGCCCGAGCCTTAAAGGGCTTCAAAAACTCGAGCTCAGGCTCGGCCCGTTAGAAAAGAGCTCGGCCCTAGGCTCAGCCCGTTGAGCCCGGCCCGTTTGTAGGCTTgatcataaatataaaaaaacctGTAAAAATTCCTCAAATAAAATCCAACATTAATACAAGTAAAATTACTACAATAGCAGCCAACACTACATAAAATCCGTAAGTAAACTCCAAAATAATATACGAGTCAAATACTTcataaacaataacaaaatctgTAATTAAACTCCAACAATCCTTCTTGATTGTAAGCAGCTTGAATCTCCATGTTTTGAAATGAACTCTATAACTTCCGAAACTCCAACCTAACAAGTAGCAAAGTATCAATTAACCAAGTGAATTTGGTAACATGGTCCATATCAATCAACCCTAGTTTGCAAACACTATCATATTGAATTGATGACTTGAGATCAGATAGTCGAAGGCAAGAAAAGGGGGAAATCAATAGTATTTGGGTAAATAAGAAACTAACAAAGAACATTGATCATAAAGTGGGTCCCACACTAATGAAGATTATAATAATTCCCCTAAATCATCTAACATGTTCCTGCCAAATTATTCACTAAACATATTACACTCATCGTTTTGTTGTTTTCTCATCGTTTTGTTGTTTTCCTATACTCGAGAATGAAATTAACCTGGTCCATATCAACAACCTATGCAGGCTTGAATCTCCATGTTTAGAAATTAAGACATAGATATACTTGTGTTTAGAAACTAACTTTCAATGCATGACAATATGCTTCTATATCTGAATCAAAATTTGTAAATATTGAGCATAATGTAATAGTATTACACTCACCTAACTTTTATGGAACATTGAGAACAAACTCttcatccttttcttctttctgcaaacaaataaaaaaaagaaaaaaacaatcatCAATCTAAAATGTGAGGTTTTAAAACTTAATATTATAGGAAGTTAAGtgatatgaaatgaaataaTCACCTTGCGTGATTTCTTCTTTAACCCATGAAGATTTCGTATCCAATCACCTCCACACATCAAACCTTCAAcagtttttggtgctaaattagCCCGATATGTGTCGATAACTCTACTACCTGCACTGAATGTAGCCTCTGAAGCTACTGTTGTGATGGGAATAGCTAGAACATCTGAAgccatttttgacaaaataCGATACTTTAGGCTATTTACCCTCCACCAACCTAAAGCATTCcattttcctctttcttcttgagaACATCTATAAACAACTTCTCCTAGGTAAACATCCAAATCAGATTTTGTAGGGGGAGCATTTTCAGTCATGTCTACAAACTCATCAAATTTAGACCATCCAGAATTAATATCAACTGTAGAGCTAGAACCAACATCATCTCCCTGGGATTTAGATGATCTCTGACTACTACCTTCCTCGTTGGTTGAGGCAAAATTAGCTGCATACTGCTCATACATTTCATATAAAGCTCCACGGACCTTCTCAATATTGTATATCACTTCAGACTTTTCATAAAtcaatggaaaacaaaattcaatcaacTTCATTTTACACCGTGGATCTAAGACAGCAGCAATCGAAATCAATAAATTGCACTCACCCCAATACTTCTCAAACTTCGCATTCATTTTCCCAACCATAGCTTTGATGTATATGTTGTTATCCATTGCTCTCTTTTGTAAAATTTCTTTCACTCGATACATCtcagaaagaaataaattgGAAGTTGGGTAGTCACTTCCCGATATGAGATTAGTGATTGTGTTGAACACAGATAAGATTTGACATacattctctactctctcccatTCTTCCTCTGTTGGTAAATTATGATAAAGAGGTTCCCtctctttaaaaataaaaaatgcatcctTAAACTTTAAAGCAAGTGACAACATCTCAAAAGTAGAGTTCCAACGTGTTGGAACATCCAAAATCAGCTTCCTAGCAGGTagttgcaattgcttaactattTCAGTGAACTTCAAAAATCGTGCTTcagaatttttcaaaaatttgacaCTCTCCCTCACATTGTAAATCACATCATCAATGGCAGCAATTCCATCTTGAACTAAAAGATTCAGAATGTGTGCACAGCAACGAACATGAAACAACTGTCCATCAAGTATCAATTTCTTATTTCTAAGAaatgtgttcttcaaagttctaATTGCCACATCATTATAAGAAGCATTATCAACAGACAAAGAATAAACTTTATTTTCAATTCCCCACTCAGTCATGCATTTGAAGAGAGcatcagcaatatcaacaccaCCTCGTGGAGGTGGTATATTCACAAAGTTAAGTACtcttttctgcaatttccaatTAGCATCAATAAAGTGCCCAGTAACAACCATGTATTCTATTTGTTGACAAGACCTCCACATGTCAGTTGTCAAACTAATTTTGCTAACATTTTTTAGTAATGacttcaacttctttttttctttatcatacTCTTCCATGCAATCACTTTGCGCAGTGATACGAGTATATGGGATATACTCATGAGAACTATTCTTCATGATAAGATTAAATCCCTCTTGCTCCACTATAGAGAATGGATGCTCATGCATGAGAATAAAATGTGCAATACTATCTCTGACCTTCttataatcatatataaaagtagaatgAGGAGATGTCTCACTAGTGATTTTACCCGAGCGGAAACCCGATATCTTTTGAGACTTTTGATTTGTCATCCTTCTTGCACATCCCTTTAAGTGTCTCCTGAAATGAGATGTCGTGCCACCACTAATTTGAAGTTGTGCCTTGCAatgtttgcattgcattttgtttgtTCCTTTTACTTCATCGAACTCATCCCAAACCGCGgatctccttctctttcttttcttatcaatcTCTAAACTTTCTTCATTTTCGTTATCTCCTCCCCCATCTCCCTCTTCAACTCCCTCTTCAACTCCCTCCTCATCTTCATTTTCCACTTCGTC is part of the Tripterygium wilfordii isolate XIE 37 chromosome 7, ASM1340144v1, whole genome shotgun sequence genome and encodes:
- the LOC120001700 gene encoding zinc finger BED domain-containing protein RICESLEEPER 2-like isoform X1; the protein is MYRVKEILQKRAMDNNIYIKAMVGKMNAKFEKYWGECNLLISIAAVLDPRCKMKLIEFCFPLIYEKSEVIYNIEKVRGALYEMYEQYAANFASTNEEGSSQRSSKSQGDDVGSSSTVDINSGWSKFDEFVDMTENAPPTKSDLDVYLGEVVYRCSQEERGKWNALGWWRVNSLKYRILSKMASDVLAIPITTVASEATFSAGSRVIDTYRANLAPKTVEGLMCGGDWIRNLHGLKKKSRKKEEKDEEFVLNVP
- the LOC120001700 gene encoding zinc finger BED domain-containing protein RICESLEEPER 2-like isoform X2, translated to MRSLRSIGSEVIYNIEKVRGALYEMYEQYAANFASTNEEGSSQRSSKSQGDDVGSSSTVDINSGWSKFDEFVDMTENAPPTKSDLDVYLGEVVYRCSQEERGKWNALGWWRVNSLKYRILSKMASDVLAIPITTVASEATFSAGSRVIDTYRANLAPKTVEGLMCGGDWIRNLHGLKKKSRKKEEKDEEFVLNVP
- the LOC120002589 gene encoding zinc finger BED domain-containing protein RICESLEEPER 2-like, giving the protein MEVDGVITPEEQLVGVTMDLEQEQEQQEHEEDEVENEDEEGVEEGVEEGDGGGDNENEESLEIDKKRKRRRSAVWDEFDEVKGTNKMQCKHCKAQLQISGGTTSHFRRHLKGCARRMTNQKSQKISGFRSGKITSETSPHSTFIYDYKKVRDSIAHFILMHEHPFSIVEQEGFNLIMKNSSHEYIPYTRITAQSDCMEEYDKEKKKLKSLLKNVSKISLTTDMWRSCQQIEYMVVTGHFIDANWKLQKRVLNFVNIPPPRGGVDIADALFKCMTEWGIENKVYSLSVDNASYNDVAIRTLKNTFLRNKKLILDGQLFHVRCCAHILNLLVQDGIAAIDDVIYNVRESVKFLKNSEARFLKFTEIVKQLQLPARKLILDVPTRWNSTFEMLSLALKFKDRKNGRE